A genomic stretch from Pararhizobium sp. IMCC21322 includes:
- a CDS encoding tetratricopeptide repeat protein, protein MSSEKMVIPDVEAFEYFCKIVRLKHAKRAAQAKRLFFKREAPVNEIAWTVKEHFRNPLQEKYSDNAGSAPVPIAWSRFLNDLKKDFPGKIPRQFTGEPELRDIQENLLDKWAPTTTKSHKLVPLLAYFWAHTMAGDGFASAVSAVDHDILGSSFEKAFNKPVPHTMSVAKALYDRVLEEERISKARKEKQIFVGAGLAATCIALVVGGAYLFLANPSQPVESEALGNSAYNEAMDHGREGDFDGFLADLRRSNEQGYPVAAARLGVSYLLGERTLKNEGLGERYIETAIERGLPSLARSGDVEAQNAYGFILLRGVGIEKDLGKGVDFLLAAASHGSSRAGVHLAELYLNNKSANDDCDGLGFAIAARQAEEFDGYFLEAVYYDRGLCPEGGKDPKDRLVAAVELLTHAANHDHPRATWKLGVMYARNRGVQADPENDKIAVEHFREAANKGVTDAQVDLGSMLRDGRGSEVSNENDRAALELFRKAASTGNSRGQLDLGWSYDMGRGVALDDEEAVRWYKLAAEQGLAAAQNNLAMMYVEDEGVAKEGRNDETAVDWLRKAAEQGFALAQKNLGWMYEVDRGVPPSSDNDSIAVSWYSQAAELGLPSAQFNLALMYENNRGVEDSENNAAIAEGWYRKALEQGHKPALYPLVVNLTGRFERETPEWEEAFNLISQASDEGDGKASAMVGKTLIRMSDPRTVGEARGVERLLLSWKQGHAMGAYMVAETYLHSDGYSCMFEDSKVEITETDARNALEFSATEGNTCAINLLGVSYEIGALHKFDSQTALDYYRQAMEAGNKNGEENHIRLSSLLAVDNRQMSYARISDLAAKGNVAALCGLAYETLYSKEQRDFATAGEALKQLRNMGMSAYSKDETNAIIEQAVDGDESAEVRKVCSPFRENVISVDKFIER, encoded by the coding sequence ATGTCGAGCGAAAAAATGGTCATCCCTGATGTCGAGGCTTTCGAGTACTTTTGCAAGATAGTTCGCCTAAAACACGCGAAGCGCGCCGCGCAGGCGAAGCGACTATTTTTCAAGAGAGAGGCTCCTGTCAACGAGATCGCGTGGACGGTCAAGGAGCATTTTCGTAATCCGTTACAGGAGAAATATTCGGACAACGCTGGCTCTGCGCCGGTTCCAATAGCCTGGTCGCGTTTTCTGAACGATCTCAAGAAGGATTTTCCCGGCAAGATTCCACGTCAATTTACGGGGGAACCGGAATTGCGGGACATTCAGGAAAATCTCCTCGACAAATGGGCACCGACCACGACGAAATCCCACAAGCTCGTTCCTCTGTTGGCCTATTTTTGGGCGCACACAATGGCCGGCGACGGGTTTGCCTCGGCGGTGTCCGCTGTTGATCACGATATCCTTGGCAGTTCATTTGAGAAGGCCTTTAATAAACCAGTACCGCACACAATGTCGGTGGCAAAAGCGCTTTATGATCGCGTTCTCGAAGAAGAGAGAATATCCAAGGCACGCAAGGAGAAGCAAATATTTGTGGGCGCCGGTCTCGCGGCAACCTGCATCGCGCTCGTGGTGGGTGGCGCGTACCTGTTTCTCGCAAATCCTTCACAACCAGTAGAATCCGAAGCACTTGGCAATTCTGCTTACAATGAAGCCATGGATCATGGGCGAGAAGGCGATTTTGATGGGTTTCTCGCTGACCTCCGCCGGTCAAATGAACAAGGCTATCCGGTTGCGGCGGCGAGACTTGGTGTAAGCTACTTGCTTGGTGAGCGCACCCTCAAGAATGAAGGGCTGGGCGAACGATACATCGAAACTGCGATAGAGCGCGGCCTGCCGTCTCTTGCAAGATCGGGCGATGTAGAGGCTCAAAATGCTTATGGCTTCATCCTTCTTCGGGGCGTTGGCATTGAGAAGGACCTCGGCAAAGGTGTTGATTTTCTCCTTGCGGCCGCCAGCCATGGTAGCAGCCGCGCTGGGGTCCATCTTGCTGAGCTATATCTAAACAATAAATCTGCAAATGATGATTGCGACGGGTTGGGTTTTGCAATTGCTGCCAGGCAGGCAGAAGAGTTTGATGGTTATTTCCTGGAAGCTGTCTACTATGATCGCGGTCTTTGCCCGGAGGGAGGCAAAGATCCAAAAGACCGGCTAGTGGCAGCGGTCGAACTACTAACTCACGCGGCCAACCATGATCACCCTCGCGCTACATGGAAACTTGGCGTCATGTATGCAAGAAACCGGGGGGTGCAGGCCGATCCCGAAAACGACAAGATCGCTGTCGAACATTTCAGGGAGGCTGCCAACAAAGGTGTGACGGATGCTCAGGTGGACTTGGGAAGTATGCTGAGGGATGGCAGAGGATCTGAGGTCTCGAATGAAAATGACCGCGCAGCGCTGGAATTGTTCCGAAAGGCCGCGTCAACAGGAAACTCGCGCGGACAACTTGATTTGGGTTGGTCATACGACATGGGGCGCGGTGTCGCGTTAGATGATGAAGAGGCCGTGCGTTGGTACAAATTGGCGGCAGAGCAGGGTTTGGCAGCGGCGCAAAACAATCTGGCAATGATGTACGTGGAAGATGAGGGTGTGGCGAAGGAAGGCCGCAATGATGAGACTGCTGTAGATTGGTTGCGAAAAGCGGCAGAGCAAGGATTCGCTTTGGCGCAAAAAAATCTAGGTTGGATGTATGAGGTTGATCGAGGTGTTCCGCCAAGTTCCGACAATGATTCAATAGCCGTATCGTGGTACAGCCAAGCCGCTGAACTGGGATTGCCAAGTGCTCAGTTCAATCTTGCATTGATGTATGAAAACAACCGGGGCGTAGAAGACAGCGAGAACAATGCGGCCATCGCAGAAGGTTGGTACCGAAAGGCGCTGGAACAGGGCCACAAACCCGCGCTCTATCCACTGGTAGTAAATCTGACAGGGCGGTTTGAACGCGAAACGCCGGAATGGGAAGAAGCGTTCAATCTGATTTCACAGGCTTCTGACGAGGGGGACGGGAAAGCGTCAGCTATGGTAGGGAAGACTCTTATTAGAATGTCGGACCCGCGTACTGTTGGAGAGGCGCGCGGAGTTGAGCGCTTACTTCTATCCTGGAAACAGGGCCATGCAATGGGAGCCTACATGGTCGCTGAAACCTATCTCCATTCGGATGGGTACTCATGTATGTTCGAAGACAGTAAAGTCGAGATCACCGAGACTGATGCGCGCAATGCGCTTGAATTCTCTGCGACGGAAGGAAATACGTGCGCAATAAATCTGTTGGGTGTGTCCTACGAAATTGGCGCTCTTCACAAATTCGATTCTCAGACGGCGCTTGACTATTACCGGCAGGCTATGGAGGCGGGCAACAAAAACGGGGAGGAAAATCATATAAGGTTGTCGAGCTTGTTGGCAGTAGATAACCGACAAATGTCATACGCACGGATTTCCGATCTTGCTGCAAAGGGCAATGTGGCGGCCTTGTGTGGCCTTGCCTACGAAACCCTTTACAGCAAAGAGCAACGAGATTTTGCTACGGCGGGTGAAGCCCTTAAACAGCTTCGGAACATGGGTATGAGTGCGTACAGTAAGGATGAAACCAACGCGATTATCGAACAAGCCGTCGATGGCGACGAGTCGGCTGAGGTTAGAAAAGTCTGTTCGCCGTTCCGCGAGAATGTTATTTCCGTAGATAAATTCATTGAACGCTGA
- a CDS encoding type II toxin-antitoxin system RelE/ParE family toxin, translating into MNVNFTPEALSDLKHIHTYIAEFDPSAADRVISRIRQVTQIFENFPLLGREGLVKDTREFAVTGLPYTIIYKITSPTDIDILTVIHQRRQYPPEEQDE; encoded by the coding sequence TTGAACGTTAATTTTACCCCCGAAGCCCTTTCTGACCTTAAACATATTCATACCTACATCGCTGAGTTTGACCCGTCTGCCGCTGACCGCGTGATATCGCGCATTCGTCAGGTCACGCAGATTTTTGAAAACTTCCCGCTTCTGGGGCGTGAGGGACTTGTCAAAGATACGCGGGAGTTCGCCGTAACGGGTTTGCCCTATACGATCATCTACAAGATCACATCACCAACCGACATTGATATCCTGACCGTGATCCATCAGCGAAGGCAATACCCTCCGGAAGAGCAGGATGAATAG
- a CDS encoding helix-turn-helix transcriptional regulator, with product MITKEQLRAARGLAGFEQKFVAENIGVDPKTISNIENGKGNVSSPHAAKLVNFYETRGVEFTDHNGVRQIPSGVRVYRGNAEFRQFYDDIYETARKVGGEICLYNAASHLVIGALGADFVKVQQERMLALKDKKPNQFRYRVIFAEGDGTFFGASYCEYRWINPEHFNDTATFVYGDKVGIATFENNDVMVVVIKNAGFAESLKKQFSLQWQLTHEPK from the coding sequence ATGATTACTAAAGAACAATTACGCGCAGCAAGAGGTTTGGCGGGCTTCGAGCAAAAATTCGTTGCTGAGAATATCGGCGTAGACCCGAAAACTATTTCCAATATCGAAAATGGAAAGGGCAATGTTTCAAGCCCCCATGCTGCAAAGCTCGTCAATTTCTATGAAACCCGCGGCGTCGAATTTACCGATCACAATGGGGTCCGGCAAATCCCTTCGGGTGTTCGGGTCTATCGTGGAAACGCTGAGTTCCGCCAATTCTATGACGATATCTACGAAACAGCCCGGAAGGTCGGCGGCGAGATATGCCTTTACAATGCCGCATCACACCTTGTCATCGGCGCTTTGGGTGCTGACTTCGTGAAGGTTCAACAAGAACGTATGCTGGCGTTGAAAGACAAGAAGCCCAATCAGTTTAGATACCGGGTCATTTTTGCGGAAGGTGACGGCACATTTTTTGGCGCGTCCTATTGCGAATATCGCTGGATAAATCCCGAACATTTCAATGATACGGCTACCTTTGTCTACGGCGACAAGGTGGGCATTGCCACGTTTGAGAACAACGACGTCATGGTTGTTGTTATCAAGAATGCCGGTTTTGCCGAGTCCCTGAAAAAGCAGTTCAGCTTGCAGTGGCAATTGACGCATGAGCCAAAGTGA
- a CDS encoding ParB/RepB/Spo0J family partition protein, translated as MELQHIELKDLKTTKLNVRKIGAKNTADLEASIQSLGIIQPLLVRANCEGFEVVAGQRRFHALSKLAQQGEIEPVPCIVMQEGDDAKAIEASLAENIARLPMDEIDQYKAFSALAKQGTSIEDIALQFGITDRQVKQRLALGNLYAPILSAYRKAEINAGTLRALTLATTKQQKLWWDLFKSEDQHAPQGHSLKSWLFGGANIPLENALFDVANYKGASVSDLFEDASYFDDATNFWTLQNQAIAAAKETYLANGWQEVIILDIGEYWSDWEYAKATKKDGGRIYVQIATNGEVTFHEGYLTRQETKRQKKVEAGEVVADIQKAEITKAMQNYLALHRHSAVRTDLLSHQGIALRLAVAQMIAGSSLWSVQADPQMANTDAIAQSLATNKAESVFQAERERVQNLLGLSGEEGETIVPRKTDWGKSPDLYAIVAKLMELDDASVTMILTFVVAETLPSGSALVEVLGEKLGVDMAKHWQPDQTFFDLLRDKETLNTIVKQVAGKSTADAHVASTAKVQKQIIQDGLSGKRKNGKKDWQPGYMSFPMIAYTKKGGIEAMDSRKALKKLFK; from the coding sequence ATGGAACTACAACATATTGAATTGAAAGATTTAAAAACAACAAAACTGAATGTCCGCAAAATCGGTGCCAAGAACACCGCCGATCTTGAGGCCAGCATTCAATCGCTTGGCATTATCCAGCCATTGCTGGTACGTGCCAACTGTGAGGGCTTTGAAGTTGTCGCAGGACAGCGGCGCTTTCATGCTTTGAGCAAATTGGCGCAACAAGGCGAGATTGAGCCTGTGCCGTGCATTGTCATGCAAGAGGGCGATGATGCCAAAGCGATAGAGGCGTCCTTGGCGGAAAACATTGCCCGTCTGCCGATGGATGAAATTGACCAGTACAAGGCTTTTTCAGCGCTGGCAAAACAAGGGACAAGCATTGAAGATATTGCCCTGCAATTCGGCATTACCGACAGGCAGGTCAAACAGCGCCTTGCCCTTGGCAATCTATATGCACCGATATTGAGCGCGTACCGCAAGGCTGAGATTAACGCAGGAACACTTCGCGCATTGACACTGGCAACCACCAAACAACAAAAACTGTGGTGGGATTTGTTCAAGAGCGAAGATCAACACGCCCCGCAAGGTCACAGCCTTAAAAGCTGGTTGTTTGGCGGCGCGAATATTCCACTGGAAAATGCGCTGTTTGATGTCGCAAATTACAAAGGCGCAAGCGTGTCTGATCTGTTTGAAGACGCCAGCTATTTTGATGATGCAACGAATTTCTGGACATTGCAAAATCAAGCCATTGCCGCCGCGAAGGAAACCTATCTTGCCAATGGTTGGCAGGAGGTTATCATTCTGGATATCGGTGAGTATTGGAGCGATTGGGAATATGCGAAAGCCACCAAGAAGGATGGCGGCAGAATCTATGTCCAGATTGCCACCAATGGCGAAGTGACATTCCATGAGGGGTATCTGACGAGACAGGAAACAAAGCGCCAGAAGAAAGTTGAAGCTGGCGAAGTTGTGGCAGACATACAAAAGGCCGAGATTACCAAAGCCATGCAGAATTATCTTGCGCTTCATCGTCATAGCGCAGTGAGAACAGATTTACTCTCACATCAAGGCATTGCCCTGCGTTTGGCAGTGGCGCAGATGATTGCGGGATCTTCGCTTTGGAGTGTTCAGGCCGACCCGCAAATGGCCAATACGGACGCAATTGCCCAAAGCCTTGCAACCAATAAGGCAGAAAGCGTGTTTCAGGCAGAGCGCGAACGGGTGCAGAACCTGTTAGGCCTGTCTGGTGAAGAGGGCGAAACCATCGTACCGCGCAAAACCGATTGGGGTAAAAGTCCTGATCTTTACGCCATAGTCGCCAAGCTGATGGAACTGGACGATGCCAGCGTCACTATGATTTTGACCTTTGTCGTTGCCGAAACCCTGCCGAGCGGTTCTGCGCTTGTTGAGGTGTTGGGCGAAAAACTGGGTGTCGATATGGCGAAGCACTGGCAACCGGATCAAACCTTCTTTGATCTGTTGCGCGACAAGGAAACGCTCAACACCATTGTCAAACAAGTCGCTGGAAAGAGCACGGCAGACGCGCATGTCGCCTCGACCGCCAAAGTCCAGAAACAGATTATTCAGGACGGATTAAGCGGCAAGCGCAAGAATGGCAAAAAGGACTGGCAACCGGGCTATATGAGTTTCCCCATGATCGCCTACACCAAAAAGGGCGGCATTGAAGCCATGGACAGCCGCAAAGCCCTCAAGAAGCTGTTTAAATAG
- a CDS encoding type II toxin-antitoxin system RelE/ParE family toxin gives MAHRLSRRAERDLKDIYTHTFKSFGKGQADKYLHELDAVFEIIGDNHKIGRAYSSCSSGGYCLR, from the coding sequence ATGGCGCATAGACTATCCCGGCGGGCAGAACGCGACCTCAAAGATATTTACACGCACACATTTAAATCGTTTGGCAAAGGGCAGGCAGATAAATATCTGCATGAACTCGATGCCGTTTTTGAAATCATTGGCGACAACCATAAAATAGGTCGTGCCTATTCATCCTGCTCTTCCGGAGGGTATTGCCTTCGCTGA
- a CDS encoding ArdC family protein, whose translation MTKRDIYQEITDKIIAVLDQVNLDDYQAPFAGLAAQGLPANPTTDHQYQGINIPSLWVDQQVNGFESNQWATFKQWKDKGAQVRKGEKGSPIIFFKTLQKTAENTAGEPEEFNIPMTRFYTVFNASQVDGYDHQDGGAEPKIDLVTRIDHADRYCTQTGADIRHGGLSAFYRRSGDFINLPDTAAFVDTSQATATENYYATLFHELTHWTGAPKRLDRDKAKNRQDREKYAFEELIAELGAAFLCSKLAIVQTPRNDHALYIKSWLAALKNNKKFIFKASAQAARAVAFLDGFQE comes from the coding sequence ATGACCAAGCGAGATATTTACCAAGAGATAACCGACAAGATTATAGCCGTTCTGGATCAGGTGAATCTGGACGACTACCAAGCCCCATTCGCTGGATTGGCGGCGCAGGGATTACCAGCGAACCCCACAACAGACCACCAATATCAAGGCATCAATATTCCGTCCCTTTGGGTAGACCAGCAGGTGAATGGGTTTGAGTCCAACCAATGGGCAACCTTCAAACAATGGAAGGACAAGGGCGCACAGGTTCGCAAAGGCGAAAAGGGAAGCCCGATTATCTTTTTCAAAACGCTTCAAAAGACCGCAGAAAACACCGCAGGCGAGCCGGAAGAATTTAACATACCAATGACGCGGTTCTATACCGTCTTTAATGCCAGTCAGGTCGATGGTTACGACCATCAGGATGGCGGCGCAGAGCCAAAAATTGATCTTGTCACACGCATTGACCATGCAGACCGATATTGCACCCAGACGGGCGCAGACATCCGTCATGGCGGGTTAAGTGCCTTCTATCGACGCAGCGGCGACTTTATCAATCTGCCCGACACTGCCGCCTTTGTGGATACATCACAGGCCACCGCCACAGAAAACTATTATGCGACTTTGTTCCATGAACTGACCCACTGGACAGGCGCGCCCAAACGCCTTGACCGTGACAAGGCAAAAAACCGCCAAGACCGCGAAAAATACGCCTTTGAGGAATTGATTGCAGAACTTGGCGCGGCATTTTTGTGTTCCAAACTCGCAATCGTACAGACCCCGCGCAACGATCACGCGCTTTACATCAAGAGTTGGCTGGCGGCGCTCAAAAACAACAAGAAATTCATATTCAAGGCATCGGCACAAGCCGCCCGTGCCGTGGCGTTTCTCGACGGGTTTCAGGAATAG
- a CDS encoding recombinase family protein: MKKIAIYARYSSDLQKQTSIEDQIRVCRERAESEGWQVAEVYCDHAISGASLIRPGIQALMKATASGQFSIIVGEALDRFSRDQEDIAHLFKRVEFAGASMFTLSEGEISSIHIGLKGTMNSLFLEDLRHKVRRGLRGRVEKGKSGGGNSYGYDVVKKYDASGEPIRGDRKINTQEKSVILRIFRDYCVGKSPKSIALELNKEGVPSPSGKGWGQSTINGNRRRGTGILNNELYIGRLVWNKVKYIKDPDTGKRVSRLNPESEWIIKELPEHRIVDHDLWDGAKARQKSLDKNKGKLWKNNRPKYLLSQILKCGCCDGGFSMVSATHLGCSTARNKGTCDNRLTMKRETLEQAVIGALQTHLMDEELCKIFCEQYTSHLNALRKEKNGALHQMKKELSKIEREEKKGIQAIFDGFANEALKLHLNELDERKKTILATLDGMQEDKVIFHPSLSGRYHTAIRNLVETLNKPQHRAESAETLRGLLEKIVLKPVSGEARLSVDLHGDLAGILSISTQMDRSSLERQLSWYKPQQQAALVAGVGFEPTTFRL; encoded by the coding sequence ATGAAAAAGATTGCGATATACGCACGCTATTCCAGCGACCTTCAAAAACAAACTAGCATCGAGGATCAAATCCGCGTTTGCAGAGAACGAGCTGAAAGCGAAGGCTGGCAAGTTGCCGAAGTATATTGTGATCACGCAATATCGGGAGCATCCCTCATTCGCCCGGGAATTCAAGCACTCATGAAAGCCACTGCAAGCGGACAATTCTCTATTATTGTTGGTGAAGCATTGGATCGTTTTTCCAGGGATCAAGAGGACATTGCACACTTGTTCAAGCGGGTTGAATTTGCTGGTGCCAGCATGTTCACACTGTCAGAGGGCGAAATAAGCTCAATTCATATTGGTTTGAAAGGCACAATGAACTCTCTTTTCCTTGAGGATTTACGCCATAAAGTCCGTCGCGGATTGAGGGGGCGCGTGGAAAAAGGGAAATCAGGCGGTGGTAACTCCTACGGATACGACGTTGTTAAAAAGTACGACGCAAGTGGTGAGCCCATTCGAGGCGACCGTAAAATAAACACACAAGAGAAGTCAGTCATTCTACGAATCTTCCGTGACTACTGCGTCGGAAAGTCACCGAAGAGCATAGCGTTAGAATTGAACAAAGAAGGTGTTCCCAGCCCGTCTGGAAAGGGGTGGGGGCAATCGACCATCAATGGCAATAGAAGGCGAGGAACCGGTATTCTAAACAATGAGCTTTATATAGGGCGGCTTGTTTGGAACAAGGTAAAATATATTAAAGACCCGGACACTGGAAAACGGGTTTCCCGCTTAAATCCAGAATCAGAATGGATTATCAAAGAGCTGCCTGAACACAGAATTGTTGATCACGATCTTTGGGATGGAGCGAAAGCCAGACAAAAATCACTTGATAAAAACAAAGGGAAACTCTGGAAGAACAATCGCCCAAAATATCTTCTTTCTCAAATCCTTAAATGCGGCTGTTGTGACGGTGGTTTTTCGATGGTTTCGGCGACCCACCTGGGCTGTTCAACAGCCCGGAACAAGGGAACCTGTGATAATCGCCTAACAATGAAGCGAGAAACTTTGGAACAGGCAGTTATCGGAGCGCTTCAAACCCATTTGATGGACGAGGAACTCTGCAAAATCTTTTGCGAGCAATACACTAGCCATTTGAACGCGCTGCGTAAGGAAAAAAATGGTGCCCTTCATCAGATGAAGAAAGAGCTGTCCAAGATTGAACGGGAAGAAAAGAAAGGCATTCAGGCTATTTTTGATGGATTTGCCAACGAAGCTCTTAAATTGCATTTAAATGAGCTTGATGAGCGCAAAAAAACGATCCTCGCCACTTTGGATGGAATGCAAGAAGACAAGGTCATTTTTCACCCGAGCTTATCCGGTCGCTATCATACAGCTATTCGAAATTTGGTCGAAACGCTGAATAAGCCTCAGCATCGCGCTGAATCAGCAGAAACACTTCGAGGCTTGTTAGAGAAAATAGTATTGAAGCCGGTATCAGGTGAAGCCCGCCTAAGCGTTGACCTTCACGGAGACTTGGCAGGAATCCTGTCTATCTCAACTCAGATGGACAGAAGTAGCCTCGAACGGCAACTGTCTTGGTATAAACCTCAACAGCAAGCCGCGTTGGTTGCGGGGGTAGGATTTGAACCTACGACCTTCAGGTTATGA
- a CDS encoding helix-turn-helix domain-containing protein, with amino-acid sequence MKKKQKNKFNVELGFRVRQIRSLNKWSQEVLGERLGVSTPTMQRYEAGEIPLTAEAIGKCAASLNTPVGFFYGETDQHPAASNTNKVGLLLAAEIMELPDENIRKSVFHLVRSIIRWDEKRSKDAA; translated from the coding sequence ATGAAAAAGAAACAGAAAAACAAATTCAATGTCGAGCTGGGCTTTCGTGTCCGGCAGATACGAAGTCTCAACAAGTGGTCGCAAGAGGTTCTGGGCGAGAGACTGGGTGTTTCAACCCCGACAATGCAACGCTATGAAGCGGGTGAAATCCCTTTGACTGCGGAGGCAATCGGCAAATGCGCCGCATCGCTGAATACGCCTGTCGGCTTTTTCTATGGCGAGACTGACCAGCATCCGGCAGCTTCGAACACGAACAAAGTCGGCTTGTTGCTGGCGGCTGAGATCATGGAGTTGCCGGACGAGAATATCCGCAAAAGCGTTTTTCATCTTGTGCGCTCCATCATCCGGTGGGACGAAAAGCGCAGCAAAGACGCGGCGTAA
- a CDS encoding type IV secretory system conjugative DNA transfer family protein: MRKRLKNILRHLKKPFGLTRKDVRKIAAEHREIRRVIGLTLEDETPIYEPNTTLSWLVYGGAGSGKTTCVTISAILSLLADSTRGQIINDVKPEVAHQIAEMCLKAGRNFAVIDDSGSMGKAYPHRVRVNPFSNLIAAHRENSPNLMLEIESVSKVFINEPDNEPRNFYFRQSPRELVIVAILILLAHSPDNATPGGIASLIADPDLWHSALEIEAEEGTPLTKNRARQILQMHADNPEHYSQHILAALSAFSIFMEGGPLHEVGQNEDITHEQLLKENYIVCVCQNARNAANLSIYYGLTFNAFLNAQMSGECGRTILIFDEVANTPAKDIIKNVTIFRSFGLQVLYLAQSKADLERQNGVKIVATLEDNCAIQYLQITNQAAETISKAIGDVENVSYSINESSGKPDVSRTINLGKERLFTADQLQSLPADQQIIFIPGQPTLHCKKVRQNNFFPLSADLSGNPNEGGKILPPDYKVVLPNYDGWQA; this comes from the coding sequence ATGCGAAAACGTCTCAAAAACATTCTCCGACATCTTAAAAAGCCGTTTGGACTGACCCGCAAAGATGTGCGGAAGATCGCTGCTGAACACCGGGAAATCCGCCGGGTGATCGGCCTCACTCTTGAGGATGAAACGCCTATCTATGAGCCGAACACCACCCTGTCCTGGCTCGTCTATGGTGGTGCAGGATCAGGCAAGACCACTTGTGTCACGATATCGGCGATTTTGTCGTTGCTGGCAGATAGCACACGGGGGCAGATCATCAACGATGTGAAGCCGGAAGTGGCCCACCAGATTGCCGAAATGTGCCTCAAGGCTGGGCGCAATTTTGCGGTCATCGATGATAGCGGGTCGATGGGCAAGGCCTATCCTCATCGTGTGCGCGTCAATCCGTTTAGCAATTTGATTGCTGCCCACCGCGAAAACTCGCCCAATCTGATGCTGGAAATTGAGAGTGTCAGCAAGGTTTTTATAAATGAGCCCGACAACGAACCCCGCAATTTCTATTTTCGGCAATCACCAAGAGAGCTTGTTATCGTTGCGATATTAATCCTGCTGGCGCACAGCCCCGATAACGCCACACCGGGCGGAATAGCCAGCCTGATTGCTGATCCTGATCTATGGCACAGCGCGCTCGAGATTGAAGCGGAAGAAGGCACGCCGCTGACCAAAAACCGCGCCAGACAAATACTGCAAATGCACGCCGATAATCCCGAGCATTACAGCCAGCATATTTTGGCAGCGCTCTCGGCCTTCTCGATCTTCATGGAAGGCGGGCCCCTTCACGAAGTTGGACAGAATGAGGACATCACCCATGAGCAATTGCTGAAAGAAAACTACATTGTATGTGTCTGCCAAAATGCCAGAAATGCCGCCAACCTCAGTATTTATTATGGGCTGACTTTCAACGCCTTTCTGAATGCCCAGATGTCCGGCGAGTGTGGGCGCACGATTTTGATTTTCGATGAGGTAGCAAACACTCCGGCCAAGGACATCATTAAGAATGTCACGATCTTTAGATCGTTCGGATTGCAGGTCTTGTATCTGGCCCAATCAAAAGCCGACTTGGAACGTCAAAACGGCGTGAAAATAGTTGCGACCTTGGAAGATAATTGCGCCATCCAGTATCTGCAAATTACCAACCAGGCAGCCGAGACCATTTCAAAAGCCATCGGTGATGTTGAGAATGTCAGTTACAGCATCAATGAAAGCTCGGGCAAACCCGACGTTTCAAGAACAATCAATTTAGGCAAAGAACGCCTGTTCACCGCTGATCAACTCCAAAGCCTCCCGGCTGACCAGCAAATTATATTCATCCCGGGCCAACCCACTCTCCATTGCAAGAAAGTGCGGCAGAATAACTTCTTCCCCCTCTCCGCTGATTTGTCAGGCAATCCGAACGAAGGCGGAAAGATATTACCGCCCGACTACAAGGTGGTACTGCCCAACTATGACGGGTGGCAGGCATGA
- a CDS encoding recombinase family protein: MIYGYLRISTKMQRPDRQIEGLKGLCDAFYVEVLSAVSAKRPIFEEIVQKLQCGDTFLVWDLDRVFRTTYDAIVYEKEFRRRGIKFKAMNMNIDTSTADGNHEYQSRAAAAEWERRKISERTIEGLLMARKRGSRLGRPPKITDEQVRGAKALIDSSDTTIKDAAASLKVHPWTLSRRMRALPSERTLH; this comes from the coding sequence ATGATATATGGATATCTTCGGATCAGTACAAAAATGCAGAGGCCTGATCGTCAAATTGAGGGGCTGAAAGGCTTATGTGACGCGTTTTATGTTGAAGTGCTGTCTGCTGTATCGGCAAAACGGCCAATATTTGAGGAAATCGTCCAAAAGCTACAGTGCGGCGATACGTTTCTTGTCTGGGATTTGGATCGGGTTTTCAGGACAACATATGACGCGATTGTCTATGAGAAGGAATTTCGGCGGCGTGGCATCAAATTCAAGGCCATGAACATGAACATCGACACCAGCACAGCAGATGGAAATCACGAATATCAAAGCAGAGCGGCAGCGGCGGAATGGGAACGGCGCAAGATATCGGAGCGTACGATTGAAGGGCTGCTCATGGCACGCAAGCGGGGAAGCCGGTTAGGCAGACCGCCCAAAATTACCGATGAACAAGTGCGTGGCGCAAAAGCATTGATTGATAGCTCCGATACAACCATCAAAGATGCGGCGGCCTCTTTGAAAGTGCACCCATGGACGCTATCGCGCAGAATGCGGGCTTTGCCGTCGGAGCGGACACTCCATTAG